The nucleotide sequence ACTAACCGTACGTAAACTACCATACCCCGCAAACAGCCGGGTGGGTGGTTGTATCTTTGCATTGTTACGTAACGAAAAGATTTCATTAACCCTTAAAAATTAAAAGCTTATGTCTTTAAAATTTTCACTCGTTCGCAGAAAGGATATGACTAAAGGAGCCCCTGCCGATCAAAAAATGTTTTATGGTTTAACCCGCGTGTCTAACAAAATGGATTTGGAAAAGTTGTGCGACGAAATTGCCGGACGCAGTACTGCCAGTCGTGGCGATGTGAAGTTGGTCCTTGAAGGATTGATTTACGAATTGTCAAGTAAGCTATCCGAAGGATATGCCATCTCCCTGGGAACTTTTGGAACTTTCCGTTTAACCAATGGTTCGAAAGGCGTTTTAACGGAAGAAGAATTTTCTAGCTCCTTGTTTAACAAAGCCCGCATTACGTTTTCGCCGGGAACGATGCTTCGCGACGTGGTAAGCGACCTTAAGTACGAAAGAATGCAGGTAGTAACCGTAACCGAAGCGTGTACCAAAGAACACCTGGTTTAACCATCCGATTGTACCCCGGGGCACAAGCCTTAGGGGTACAATCCTTTTAAAAAAACAACACTAACCCTTACACTTTTTCCATCATGCTTAAAGAAATATTTGTACAAACATACTACCCCACGGTAAAGGAAGCCGGTCATAAGTTCAACATCAACCCCGTGGTTCTGCTGGCACAAATAGCCATCGAGACCGGTTGGGGGGAGTCCCGGCTTTGCACGGAGCATAACAATTTCGGCGGACTCACCGGTTTTGGCAAACCTACCGAATACTGGCCGGGCACTAAGATACAACTTAGTGAAAATAGTCTGACGTTCCGCAGCTACCCCGATGCCCGAAGCGGCATATTCGACATGGCCCGCCTGCTACGTTCTTGCTATGCAAATGCCTGTAATGTAAGCATGCTGCCTGCTGCCTATGCGCAAGAGATAGCATACAGCAAGTATATCAGCGAAGTAAATGGCGATAACCGGGACAATTACAAGCGGTTGCTTGTTAAAATATCAGCCGATCTGGCTCGGCTTGTAATCTTACAGTTTCCAAAATAACTCTCAATACCAACCCTCAAACACATTAACAAATGAAACAAGTTAAACAGATTATCGAATTTATTTTAGTTTTGGCAAGCTGCTTTTTTCGGAGCAAAAAACAGCAAAAAGGCAACTATTACCTTCCTGAAGATCCTTATCCTCCTGGCACTTGTAATGGAAGAAAGGGAGATTGCCCTTGCGGCCCTGGGTGTTCTTGTAACACTGAGCCAGCGCAGCCCCCCGGACAATCCGGAGAACGATACCTTCCAGCCATCGTCCCTAAACAAGGAAACACTTCCCCAGGCAACAACCCCGAAGAATCCAACAACTCCGCCAACGGAGCAGCCACCTTGTTAGGTTGGTGTCTTATCGCAGTAGCCGGAACCAGTTATTTGTATAAATTATTGGTATAAGCATATCACCCCGTTAGCCTTTTCAAGGTTAGCGGGGTGATTGCAACTTTATATTATTTGAAGCTTAGAATGCAAATTTCGGAATGAGTGGTAGGGATGAACTTGATATTAAAATGTTTCTTCCAATTCCCTGAACATTTGCATTAAATTAACACAATGAACATGCACTTCATTGCAGGCGTCCGGCAATTTAATATTCGTTTTAGAATCTGGGGCACTTACTTCCTGGGTTACTACAACAAGTTTTGAACTGTCTAAGGATGCATAAGCAGCAAGAAACGCATCGGCCCTTTCTGAATCAAGGAAAACAGCTTTGGCAGATGGTTTGTATTGTTTGTGGGAATTAGCCCAGTAAGAAAGTTTGGCATATTCAGGCATGGCTGAACTTGAAAACTCTTTAAAGAAATCTTGTGGAAGGTTCTTACTACACCAATCTTTTAAGCTATCGTCATTTTTGAAAAGCTCTTTTTTTACTTTGTCGATGCTGATAATTTTACCTTCATCAGCCATAAGCTTGAACTTTATCCAGAAACTGTGGGCTACATCCAAAGGATAACTGGCTTGGTGTGCCTGAATAAAGCAATTGGTATCGATGATATAGGTTTTCATGTGTGGTTTTCTTTATTTAGACATTAAGGCGCTGAATGTATTTCCATTTAATCCTGTAAGATGATAAGCATCACGATAAAGCAACTGATTCGTTCTCACAGCATTATTTACATGCATGGCAAAGGTTCTGCTTATTCGTTTGAAGGCTGTGCGATAAAAATCTCCACCAGAATCTTTACTTTTTTGAGAGAAATCAATCGTTTTATATTCATTATAGAAATTAAAAAAGTCGTCTTTGGTAATTAAGCCACACTCCAAGGCCCTTCTGGCTATTACGAGTTTACTTACACTGAATTGCCGGGCAATTTTTTCGTAATCGCCCTTTTTGCTTACCCAAGCTGCTCTAAAAAGAGCGAGGGGAACTAAAAACTCGGCTGCAACTTTATCGCAGAAATTTTCATTTTCATCTTTGATAGCTGTATCGTCGTATATGCTTATCCCTGCACTAAAGCCAATCAAGATGTGGGCAATTTCATGTACAAGCGTAAATATTTGAGCGGTTTTACTATCTGCACTGTTTATAAAAACAAAAGGTGCATAATTATTTACCAAAGAAAATCCCCGGCATTCGTCTACGCTTATATGTCTGGACGTATTGTTACCAACAACACTATTAAAGGAAATTATGATTCCATTATTTTCGGTTTTGCTGGTTAAAGCATTTAATGCATCTTGATTTTTGGGATAAGCCGATGCCCAGTTCTCCTTTAAATCAAGAAGACTTCTTATAGCATCAACTACTGTATTTATACCACTGGAAATAGAATAAGCTCCTACAAACGGTAATGACTCAAACTTATTTTCTTTCAGGTATTCACTTAACCAATCTTGTCGGTTTTGCATCATTAATACCGTATCGTATACATTTAAGCTTAATTGAGTTTCTGCATAAACGTTACGAAAAAACGGAATCGGACATTCTTCAACAGGAGGCGTTGGTAAAAATAAATACCCGAATGGCAGATACACCTTCCGTGCAAATTCCTCCAATTGCTTAAATGTGGGCTGTTTTTCTTCATTAAGCCAAGCAGAAACAAGCTTATGTTTTTCAGTATAAGCATCAATATCTTTCCCTGCTCTTGTAATTGCCCAGGAGAGTATTTTAGGGTCAATTTGTATTCTGCTTATTTCCATTAGTTATGAATAGTATTAATTGATTTGCAAATATAGGACATTTTATTGTTTCAGAATATGTTGCTTAGCATTCATTGCATTAATTGAAAAGAACAGATCGTTGCTTAATGATATATGCGAGGCCTGTAAGTGTCGGACTTTTTACTTCTAAATAAACCATGAAACCGAAATAAGTTCTTAATTTTGTGTGATTTTTAACTTTCTAATATCAAATTTAAATGTTCGAACAGACTTTCAAAAATATTGATGATATCCTCCATAAAGATGCTGGATGTGGGAGTGAACTTGATTATGTGGAACAGACCTCTTGGGTACTGTTTCTTAAATATCTGGAGGATCTGGAAGAAGACAAGGTAACGGAAGCGGCGTTAAAGGGCAAAACATACACACGAATTATAGAATCGGAATTTAAGTGGAGTACTTGGGCTATGCCCAAAGATGAGGAGGGTTACCTTGATTACAACAAAGCGCTAACGGGCGACGACCTCAGGGATTTTGTAGATCTTAAGCTTTTCCCTTACCTTAAACAATTTAAGAGCAAGGCTGTTAGTCCCGATACTACCGAATATAAAATTGGAGAGATATTCAGCGAATTGAAGAACCGTATGCAAAGTGGTTACAACATGCGTGAGGTAATCAATCTGATCGACCAGCTGCGTTTCCGGACCCATGCCGAAAAGGACGAAATGAGTCACCTCTACGAGGCAAAGATAAAGAATATGGGGAATGCCGGACGTAACGGCGGCGAATATTATACCCCTCGTCCCTTAATTACAACCATTGTAAAGGTGGTTGATCCCAAGATTGGAGACAAGATTTATGATGGAGCGGTTGGTTCGGCAGGCTTCCTTTGTGAGGCGTTTATGTACCTTAAAAAGAGCAAAAACCTTTCAAGTAAAGATTACGAAATCCTGCAGAAGGATACTTTTTACGGCAAAGAGAAGAAATCGCTGGCTTACATTATTGGTACCATGAATATGATATTCCACGGGGTGGAGGCTCCTAATATCATTCATACCAATACACTGTCCGAAAACCTTGCCGATATACAGGAGAAAGATCGTTACAATGTGGTACTGGCCAATCCGCCCTTTGGAGGAAAGGAACGAGCCGAAGTACAACAGAACTTTCCTATCAAAACGGGCGAAACTGCTTTCCTGTTCCTGCAACACTTCATTAAGATGCTGAAAGCCGGAGGTAAGGCGGGTGTTGTTATCAAAAATACCTTCCTGAGCAATACCGACAATGCCAGTATAAGTCTGCGTAAGCACCTGTTAGAAAACTGCAATCTGCATACCGTACTGGACCTTCCCGGCGGAACCTTTACAGGTGCCGGAGTTAAAACCGTTGTATTGTTTTTTCAAAAGGGTGAACCCACCCAAAACGTATGGTTCTATCAATTGAATCTGGATCGTAACCTTGGTAAGACCAATCCTTTGAACGAGTCCGATCTGGCAGAGTTTGTTGAACTACAAAAGACTTTTGCCAACAGTGAAAACTCGTGGAGCGTAAACATAAAAGACATCGATCCAACCACCTACGACCTAAGCGCAAAAAATCCCAACAAAAAAGAAGAAAACACTCTTCGCCACCCTCAGGAAATCCTTGAAGAAATGAAAGCCCTGGACGAAGAATCCGCTGAAATCCTAAACTCAATACTCGGCATGCTATGATACAGGGAGACAAAAATAGCCTACCCAAAGGGTGGGAGATGAAGAAGTTGGGGGAGGTTTGCGAGATAAAGAATGGAAGAAATCAATCAAAAGTGGTTAATCTTAGTGGCAAATATCCAATTTATGGAAGCGGCGGAATAATGGGATATGCTGATGATTTTATTTGCGAAGAAGGATGTACTGTCATTGGAAGAAAAGGATCTATAAATAATCCAATATTTGTTGAAACTAAATTTTGGAATGTAGATACCGCATTTGGATTTTCTCCATTAAATAATTTATTAAACAAGTATCTATATTATTTTTGCACTAGCTTTAATTTTAAATCCCTTGATAAAGGAACAACTTTGCCCAGTTTGACTAAAACGGATTTGTTATTAATTGAATTGCCACTTCCACCAATAGAAGAACAACAACGCATAGTAGCCAAATTGGATGAAGCCCTCGAAGCCATAGAAAAGGCAAAAGCCAATGCCGAACAAAACCTTAAAAACGCCAGAGAACTTTTTGAAAGCTACCTACAAGCAATCTTCGAAAACAAAGGCAAAGCTTGGGAAGAAGTCCCCTTAGCCAATTTAGCTACTTTTAGAAACGGGATGAATTTTACTAAATCAAGCAAAGGAGAAGAAATTAAGATTGTTGGAGTAAGAGATTTTCAGAATAGTTTTTGGGTTCCATTTGAAAATTTAGACTCTGTAATTATTGATGGAGAGTTAAATGATATAGATTTATTGAGAGAAGATGATATTTTAGTTGTTCGATCTAATGGAAATCCTGAATTAATTGGTAGGACTCTATTGGCAGGCAGTGTTGAAGGCAAAGTTTCACACTCAGGCTTTACAATAAGAATTCGATTAAATTCAAAAAGTGTTTCACCTGTCTATTTGTGTAATTATCTTAAAACACAAAAAACAAGGAAAGAATTAATCAACAGAGGAAATGGAGTAGGAATAAAAAGCTTGAATCAAGGTTCTCTTGCTTCTTTGTCAATTCCTTTCCCTCCATTATCCGAACAACAAACCATCGTCCAAAAACTCGATGCTCTGTCGGATGAAACCAAGAGGCTGGAAGCAATCTGCCGGAAAAAGCTGGAAGATTTGGATGAGTTAAAAAAGAGTATCCTACAAAAAGCATTTAGCGGCCAACTTTAAGGAAAGCAGACCTATATTTACGATCCTGTAAATGATTCTGTAAAGTAATTGCACTATTTTACTGTTTAGGGTGGAAAATACAAAATCTGTATAAATATAATAACTAATTTTTATATCTTTGTTATCATATAAAATAGTATTTATGCGAATATCTCATGTAAAAATAGAAAACTTCAGGGCTATACAAAATCTTGATTTTGAATGTGGCGAACGAATCAATGTTTTTGTTGGCGTAAATGGTGCCGGAAAATCTACATTCTTATCTGCCTTGAATTATCTTTTTTCCTGGTTTTTTGCCCGTATCAAGAATGCCAAAGGAAGAGGAACATTTCTAACAGATAAAGATATCACAATAGGTGAAAAGTATTGTTCAATAGAACTGACTCTAGACGATGGAACTTCCTGGAAATTATATAAACAGAAATCTATGGATCGTTCTATACCATTGGAAAAGACGGAACTGGATAAGCTTACTAGTTTTGTCAACAACATTGTACACTCTTATAATACGGATCCGAAGCATTGTGTGTTGCCTTTATTTGTGAGTTATGGGGTTAACCGTACTGTAACAGATATGCCAGTGCGTCTTAGAAAAAAGCATGCATTTGATCCTATGCAAGTGTATGATATGCCTGTGAGCAACAGTTTGAATTTCAGGGATTTTTTTGAATGGTATCGTGAGCGTGAAGATATTGAAAATGAAAAGTATCGTAGATCCGGAAATTTAGTAGAAGATAGTCAGATAAAAGCTGTGAGAGAGGCCATTTCTCAAATTATGCCTGGTTATGGGAATTTCCGTGTACAGCGCAATCCGCGCGCGGTTGTTATGGACAAAGGGGATACAACGTTTTATTTCGAACAGTTCTCGGAAGGAGAAAAATGTTATATCACATTGGTTTCTGATATTGCCAGACGTTTGGCTATTGCAAACCCAAACACGGAGAACCCGTTGGATGGGAAGGGAATTGTATTAATTGATGAGGTGGATTTGCACTTGCATCCCACGTGGCAATCGGAAGTGGTGGCACGTTTGCGCAAAACATTTTCTTCTTGTCAATTCTTTTTGACAACTCATTCCCCCCACATCGTATCGAATATTAAAACGTACGATAACGAAAAATTTGTTCCCATGGAACAAGGGGCAATTTTGCAGTCTGGCTTGAAACCTTTTGGACAGCCAATAGACTTGATACTTCTTAATTCTTTTCAAATGAAAGGATTGAGGAATCAGGAGATACAAGAACACATCGATAAACTATGGAGTAGTTTGGAGAGAAAAGAGTATGAGACAGACGAGTTTAATCGTAATTTTGAATGGTTGAAACGGCATCTTGATCCTTCCGATGAGGAGTTTGTTCGTATTATGCTTGAAAAAGCAAAGCTAAAGAAGGAAGCGCGATGAGGCATATTAAAAAAGAAGAGCCAATTCAAGCGTTTTTGGACTTTATACATAGAGGATCTCACTCAAATTGGAATGATATTCATGATGAAGTGAATTATTCGGGTTTATATCGTAAATGTCGTGACCAAATATTGATAGAGGAACAGGATTGTATGAGTGGATATACTGAGATACCTTTAAACACAGAAGGAAATATCCATATAGATCATTTCAAGAAAAAAGGAATGTTTATGGCCGAAACTTTCAATTGGAACAACTTTATTGTTGATTCGCTGGACAGTGGTTATGGTGCCTGTTATAAAGATAGCCGCATAAGCAACGTTAGCGATTATG is from uncultured Macellibacteroides sp. and encodes:
- a CDS encoding AAA family ATPase, whose protein sequence is MRISHVKIENFRAIQNLDFECGERINVFVGVNGAGKSTFLSALNYLFSWFFARIKNAKGRGTFLTDKDITIGEKYCSIELTLDDGTSWKLYKQKSMDRSIPLEKTELDKLTSFVNNIVHSYNTDPKHCVLPLFVSYGVNRTVTDMPVRLRKKHAFDPMQVYDMPVSNSLNFRDFFEWYREREDIENEKYRRSGNLVEDSQIKAVREAISQIMPGYGNFRVQRNPRAVVMDKGDTTFYFEQFSEGEKCYITLVSDIARRLAIANPNTENPLDGKGIVLIDEVDLHLHPTWQSEVVARLRKTFSSCQFFLTTHSPHIVSNIKTYDNEKFVPMEQGAILQSGLKPFGQPIDLILLNSFQMKGLRNQEIQEHIDKLWSSLERKEYETDEFNRNFEWLKRHLDPSDEEFVRIMLEKAKLKKEAR
- a CDS encoding HU family DNA-binding protein, which encodes MSLKFSLVRRKDMTKGAPADQKMFYGLTRVSNKMDLEKLCDEIAGRSTASRGDVKLVLEGLIYELSSKLSEGYAISLGTFGTFRLTNGSKGVLTEEEFSSSLFNKARITFSPGTMLRDVVSDLKYERMQVVTVTEACTKEHLV
- a CDS encoding restriction endonuclease subunit S, producing the protein MIQGDKNSLPKGWEMKKLGEVCEIKNGRNQSKVVNLSGKYPIYGSGGIMGYADDFICEEGCTVIGRKGSINNPIFVETKFWNVDTAFGFSPLNNLLNKYLYYFCTSFNFKSLDKGTTLPSLTKTDLLLIELPLPPIEEQQRIVAKLDEALEAIEKAKANAEQNLKNARELFESYLQAIFENKGKAWEEVPLANLATFRNGMNFTKSSKGEEIKIVGVRDFQNSFWVPFENLDSVIIDGELNDIDLLREDDILVVRSNGNPELIGRTLLAGSVEGKVSHSGFTIRIRLNSKSVSPVYLCNYLKTQKTRKELINRGNGVGIKSLNQGSLASLSIPFPPLSEQQTIVQKLDALSDETKRLEAICRKKLEDLDELKKSILQKAFSGQL
- a CDS encoding N-6 DNA methylase, which translates into the protein MFEQTFKNIDDILHKDAGCGSELDYVEQTSWVLFLKYLEDLEEDKVTEAALKGKTYTRIIESEFKWSTWAMPKDEEGYLDYNKALTGDDLRDFVDLKLFPYLKQFKSKAVSPDTTEYKIGEIFSELKNRMQSGYNMREVINLIDQLRFRTHAEKDEMSHLYEAKIKNMGNAGRNGGEYYTPRPLITTIVKVVDPKIGDKIYDGAVGSAGFLCEAFMYLKKSKNLSSKDYEILQKDTFYGKEKKSLAYIIGTMNMIFHGVEAPNIIHTNTLSENLADIQEKDRYNVVLANPPFGGKERAEVQQNFPIKTGETAFLFLQHFIKMLKAGGKAGVVIKNTFLSNTDNASISLRKHLLENCNLHTVLDLPGGTFTGAGVKTVVLFFQKGEPTQNVWFYQLNLDRNLGKTNPLNESDLAEFVELQKTFANSENSWSVNIKDIDPTTYDLSAKNPNKKEENTLRHPQEILEEMKALDEESAEILNSILGML
- a CDS encoding ImmA/IrrE family metallo-endopeptidase, coding for MEISRIQIDPKILSWAITRAGKDIDAYTEKHKLVSAWLNEEKQPTFKQLEEFARKVYLPFGYLFLPTPPVEECPIPFFRNVYAETQLSLNVYDTVLMMQNRQDWLSEYLKENKFESLPFVGAYSISSGINTVVDAIRSLLDLKENWASAYPKNQDALNALTSKTENNGIIISFNSVVGNNTSRHISVDECRGFSLVNNYAPFVFINSADSKTAQIFTLVHEIAHILIGFSAGISIYDDTAIKDENENFCDKVAAEFLVPLALFRAAWVSKKGDYEKIARQFSVSKLVIARRALECGLITKDDFFNFYNEYKTIDFSQKSKDSGGDFYRTAFKRISRTFAMHVNNAVRTNQLLYRDAYHLTGLNGNTFSALMSK
- a CDS encoding glucosaminidase domain-containing protein, whose protein sequence is MLKEIFVQTYYPTVKEAGHKFNINPVVLLAQIAIETGWGESRLCTEHNNFGGLTGFGKPTEYWPGTKIQLSENSLTFRSYPDARSGIFDMARLLRSCYANACNVSMLPAAYAQEIAYSKYISEVNGDNRDNYKRLLVKISADLARLVILQFPK
- a CDS encoding retron system putative HNH endonuclease, with the translated sequence MRHIKKEEPIQAFLDFIHRGSHSNWNDIHDEVNYSGLYRKCRDQILIEEQDCMSGYTEIPLNTEGNIHIDHFKKKGMFMAETFNWNNFIVDSLDSGYGACYKDSRISNVSDYDKLINPVEEDPHDYFTYQSNGNIVPKSGLSPSELEKAEFTRATFNLNHVFLRQKRIGIMKMTESYIGEHTKEEIESALANCGFKSVIEYVCNTAE
- a CDS encoding DUF4411 family protein — encoded protein: MKTYIIDTNCFIQAHQASYPLDVAHSFWIKFKLMADEGKIISIDKVKKELFKNDDSLKDWCSKNLPQDFFKEFSSSAMPEYAKLSYWANSHKQYKPSAKAVFLDSERADAFLAAYASLDSSKLVVVTQEVSAPDSKTNIKLPDACNEVHVHCVNLMQMFRELEETF